GCACCGTGTGGATCACGGACGAGGCGCCCGCCGCCACCAGCTTGCGCCGCAGGTAGCCGACGTAGACCGCCAGGTTCTTGGAGTCCCCGCCGAAGTCGAAGCCCCAGATCCGGTCGTAGATCGTCGCGTGGTCGAGCACGACCCCCTCGTTGCGCATGAGCAGCTCCAGCAGGTCGAACTCGGTCTTGCTCAGGTTCAGCTCGGTCGACGCCCACCACGCGCGTCGACTGGCCGGATCGAGCCGCAGCGCCCCGACGGACAGGGCACGATCGCCGGTGTCCTCCGTCGGGACCGCCCTGCGCAGCAAGGCGCGCAGCCGCGCCAGGAGTTCATCGAGTTCGAAGGGCTTGGGCAGGTAGTCGTCGGCGCCCGCGTCGAGACCGGCGACCCGGTCGGAGGTCTCGACCCTCGCCGTGAGCATCAGCACCGGCACCCGGTCACCTTCCGCTCGCAGGAGCCGGACGACGCCGAGCCCGTCGAGCTCGGGCATCAGCACGTCCAGCACGAGGACGTCGAACTTCTGCCGACGGACTCGGGTCACCGCCTTCACGCCGTCGTCGACGTCCACGACGGCATAGCCCTCCAGCTCCAGCGCGCGAACGAGCGACTCACGAATCGCACGGTCGTCATCGGCGATCAACACGGTGCATGTCATCCAGTTCCTTCCCCCATCTCGACCATTGCCGATGATTCTCACGGAGAGACTCACCGCACTGCACGAAAGTTTGCCCTGAGAACGGTAGGAACCTGGTGAGAATCCACGGTAATGGGCGCTTCGGCATTGCCGGCCGGTGCGGACGATTCCTACATTCGGTTGCACGAGCGAGCACTTCTCACGCTGTCTGCGTGTGCCGCACCTCACCGAAGGAGTTTCGTGGATACCACCATGAGCGCCCACGGCCCGCCGGGCACGCCACAACACACGCGGTGGAACCCACGGCTCGTCGGGCAGATCGCCGCGTTGCTCCTGGCGAACATCACGGCGGACTCGGTGATCGTGATGCCCCTGTTGGTCCTGCCGCAGATGCTCGACCACTTCGACACCGGCCAGGCGGCGTGGATCAGCTCCACCGCGATGCTCGCGGGTGCGATGTGGGCGCCGCTGTTCGGCAAGAGCGCCGACATCCACGGCAAACGCCGGATGCTGACGGTCGCGTTGCTCGTCACCTGCGGTGGCGCCTTGGTATGCCTCACCGCGCCCACCCTCTGGATCTTCGTGCTCGGGCGCATGCTCCAGGGGGCCGCCGTGGCGGCGGTGTTCCTGACCGTCTCGATCGTCCGCGACCTCTGCGCACCACGGATCGCGATGCCCGCGGTGGGAGCGGTGACCACCTGCGCGGGAGTCGTCGGGATCTCTTTGACCGCAAGCGTCGAACGGCTCGCGGCGGAGTCCGGGTTCCGGGTCGTGTTCGTGGCCTCGGCGGTGTTCTCGGTCGTCGCGGTGACCTGCATCCGCGCCTTCGTCCCGGAATCGGAGTCGAGGACGCCGGGACGGGTCGACGTCGCGGGAACGCTCCTGCTCGGCGGAGGCCTCGTCGCGGTGCTCGGCTACATCAGCCTCGGTACGGACATCGGCTGGCTCAGTGCCGGCGCGCTCGCGCTGCTGGGCGTCGGCGTCGCGGCGCTGACCCGGTGGTACCTGGTCTCCAGCCGGGTTCCCGAGTCGGTGATCGACATCAGGAACCTCGGCCGGCCGATGGTGCTCACACTGCTCGTGGTCGTGCTCGCCACCGGCGCGGGGCAGAGCATGGACCAGCTCCTCAGCCTCATCGCCCAGGTCTCCTCGGACCGGGGGCTCGGCTACGGGCTCGACGCCCAGGGCTCGCTCGCCCTGCTCTTCGGCTTGCCCGCCATCGGGATCATGGCGGGAGGACTGCTCTCGGGCTGGCTCGCGGCCCGCACCGACCCGGCCGTGGCTCTGGCCGGAGGCGTGCTGGTGGGCACCGCGGGAGCCCTCGGGATGTTCATCGGCGCGTCCTCGTTCCCGGCCGCCATCTCCTTCGCCGTCCTGCTGAACCTCAGCATGGGATCACTGGTGGCTTCCGGGTTCAACATGGCGGGAGCCCTCACACCACCACACCGCCAAGGCGTGATCGCGAGCATGGTCGCGGTCACGAGCGCGATCGGCTCGGTGGGGGTCAGCTTCATCGGCGCGGCAGTCCTGTCCGCCACGAGCGACGT
This is a stretch of genomic DNA from Saccharothrix ecbatanensis. It encodes these proteins:
- a CDS encoding MFS transporter — translated: MDTTMSAHGPPGTPQHTRWNPRLVGQIAALLLANITADSVIVMPLLVLPQMLDHFDTGQAAWISSTAMLAGAMWAPLFGKSADIHGKRRMLTVALLVTCGGALVCLTAPTLWIFVLGRMLQGAAVAAVFLTVSIVRDLCAPRIAMPAVGAVTTCAGVVGISLTASVERLAAESGFRVVFVASAVFSVVAVTCIRAFVPESESRTPGRVDVAGTLLLGGGLVAVLGYISLGTDIGWLSAGALALLGVGVAALTRWYLVSSRVPESVIDIRNLGRPMVLTLLVVVLATGAGQSMDQLLSLIAQVSSDRGLGYGLDAQGSLALLFGLPAIGIMAGGLLSGWLAARTDPAVALAGGVLVGTAGALGMFIGASSFPAAISFAVLLNLSMGSLVASGFNMAGALTPPHRQGVIASMVAVTSAIGSVGVSFIGAAVLSATSDVVDGTTVNSATGVYSYIATAAGLFMVAAVLAILLLAQRRTEHPQRTNR
- a CDS encoding response regulator transcription factor, which gives rise to MTCTVLIADDDRAIRESLVRALELEGYAVVDVDDGVKAVTRVRRQKFDVLVLDVLMPELDGLGVVRLLRAEGDRVPVLMLTARVETSDRVAGLDAGADDYLPKPFELDELLARLRALLRRAVPTEDTGDRALSVGALRLDPASRRAWWASTELNLSKTEFDLLELLMRNEGVVLDHATIYDRIWGFDFGGDSKNLAVYVGYLRRKLVAAGASSVIHTVRGVGYTVRHP